A portion of the Streptomyces sp. NBC_01335 genome contains these proteins:
- a CDS encoding PHP domain-containing protein: protein MRIDLHTHSTASDGTDTPAQLVANAAAAGLDVVALTDHDTVRGHAEALAALPEGLTLVTGAELSCRLDGVSLHMLAYLFDPEEPAFARERELVRDDRVPRAQAMVGKLQALGVPVTWDQVARIAGDGSVGRPHVAAALVELGVVPTVSDAFTPEWLADGGRAHAGKHELDPFEAVRLVKAAGGVTVFAHPAAVKRGAVVPESAIARLAAAGLDGIEVDHMDHDAATRARLRGLAAEVGLLTTGSSDYHGSRKTVALGEYTTDPEIYGEITRRATGAFPVPGAGGALRR, encoded by the coding sequence CTGCACACGCACTCCACCGCGTCCGACGGTACGGACACCCCGGCCCAGCTGGTCGCCAACGCGGCGGCGGCCGGACTGGACGTCGTCGCCCTCACCGACCACGACACCGTGCGCGGCCACGCCGAGGCGCTGGCCGCCCTCCCCGAGGGCCTCACCCTCGTCACCGGCGCCGAACTCTCCTGCCGCCTCGACGGGGTGAGCCTGCACATGCTGGCGTACCTCTTCGACCCCGAGGAGCCCGCGTTCGCCCGCGAGCGCGAGCTGGTCCGGGACGACAGGGTGCCGCGGGCCCAGGCCATGGTGGGCAAGCTGCAGGCGCTCGGCGTGCCGGTGACCTGGGACCAGGTCGCGAGGATCGCCGGGGACGGCTCGGTGGGCCGCCCGCACGTCGCCGCCGCCCTCGTCGAACTGGGCGTCGTCCCCACCGTCTCCGACGCGTTCACCCCCGAATGGCTCGCCGACGGCGGCCGGGCGCACGCGGGCAAGCACGAACTCGACCCCTTCGAGGCCGTCCGGCTCGTCAAGGCGGCGGGCGGGGTCACCGTTTTCGCCCACCCGGCGGCCGTCAAGCGCGGCGCCGTCGTCCCCGAGTCGGCCATCGCCCGGCTCGCCGCGGCGGGACTCGACGGCATCGAGGTCGACCACATGGACCACGACGCCGCCACCCGTGCCCGGCTGCGCGGCCTCGCCGCCGAAGTGGGGTTGCTCACCACCGGCTCCAGCGACTACCACGGCAGCCGCAAGACCGTCGCGCTCGGCGAGTACACCACCGATCCCGAGATCTACGGCGAGATCACCCGGCGCGCCACGGGAGCCTTCCCGGTGCCGGGCGCCGGTGGAGCCCTCCGCCGCTGA
- a CDS encoding MarC family protein produces MFDVAVFGSLFLTLFVIMDPPGITPIFLALTAGRPAKTQRRMALQAVAVAFGVIAVFGVLGQQILDYLHVSVPALMISGGLLLLLIALDLLTGKTDEPTQTKDVNVALVPLGMPLLAGPGAIVSVILAVQHAHTVSSQISVWAAIVAMHVVLWLTMRYSLLIIRVIKDGGVVLVTRLAGMMLSAIAVQQIINGVTQVIQNS; encoded by the coding sequence GTGTTCGACGTCGCTGTTTTCGGTTCCCTCTTCCTCACCCTCTTCGTGATCATGGACCCGCCGGGGATCACGCCGATCTTCCTCGCCCTCACCGCGGGCCGCCCCGCGAAGACCCAGCGCAGGATGGCGCTCCAGGCCGTCGCCGTCGCCTTCGGGGTGATCGCCGTCTTCGGTGTCCTCGGCCAGCAGATCCTGGACTACCTGCACGTCTCCGTGCCCGCGCTGATGATCTCCGGCGGCCTGCTCCTGCTGCTCATCGCGCTGGACCTGCTCACCGGCAAGACGGACGAGCCGACGCAGACGAAGGACGTCAACGTGGCGCTCGTACCCCTCGGCATGCCGCTGCTCGCCGGACCCGGCGCTATCGTGTCGGTGATCCTGGCCGTGCAGCACGCGCACACCGTGAGCAGCCAGATCTCGGTCTGGGCGGCGATCGTCGCCATGCACGTGGTGCTCTGGCTGACCATGCGCTACTCGCTGCTGATCATCCGGGTCATCAAGGACGGCGGTGTGGTGCTGGTGACCCGGCTCGCCGGAATGATGCTCTCCGCCATCGCGGTGCAGCAGATCATCAACGGCGTCACCCAGGTCATCCAGAACAGCTGA